ATCATTACCATTGTTACCATTATTGCCATTACCGTCACTGCCGCCATCGATTTCTCCCAAAAGTTCTTCTAAAGGCTTAAGGGAAAGTTTACCCTTTAGATCATCTAATAAATCTCCTAAGGCTTCCCAATCTTTCTTCTCCATTAAATCACTTATTCTTTCTAGTGTTTCTTGATCTAAGGGAAGATTTTTTAAGGATTCTATCCTTTCCATTATTTCTTCTAAATTATTGTTGGGATTAGGTTGATCTAATAGTTCTTCTAACCTATCTATAACATCTAAACCTTCTTTCAATTCTTCCATTTTTTCTAAAAGGAGTTCCTGCCATTCCCTCATTAACAGCTCTAACTCCTCCATATTTTTGCTGTTTTCCATTAGTTCTTTAATCAACTCTAATTCTTCGATTAAATCCTTATAAATTTCTTCATCTAATTCTATTAGATACTGAAGATCTTCCTCAATTTCTTCAATAACTTCTTTTTTCTTATCTTCAAAGAAACTATCCCTGTCAATCCCTTCACTTAAAAGGGGAAGGGATAGGAAAATTACTGTCAATAGAAGTGATACCAGCCCTTTTTTGGCAATACCCTTCATATCAAGGTTTATTTGAAGGGGAGATCTTTTGACAAACTCCTCTACTTCCCTTTTCATTTCCCAGAACAAAGGATTCCTTTGGCTATCTGGTTTTTCAGTAAATTCCAGATAAGTTAAAATCCTCTCTTTACTTCCTAGCTTACCATCTAAAAAGGTGGCTATTTCTGAAACTTTAGGCCTCCTTTTATAAAAATGGTAGCCTAAGTAAAGGATAAGGGTGAAATTACCCAAGTAAATTACTCCCAAAGGAAGTGCTACTAAAAAGAGAGAAATAAAGGTAAAGAGAATATTTAGCAAAAGGACACCACTAATTATTCCTAAAAGGGATTCACACCAATATTTTAGTAAAATTTTGTTAACTACCGGTTTTAGCCTTGCTAATTCTCCAGGCCATTTCATTTTTTACCCACTCCTCTTCCCCTTTTTGAGAGGGTTTACTTCCTTTGAAGCCCAATAGAGGGCTAAACCACTTAAAATAATATTGATACTACCGGACAATGCCCAAAACTTTACCCCTTGTAATATCCCTGTAAAGGGATACTTACCACCACTTATAGCTTTAAAAACCTCCCCTACTTCTGGGTATAAAAATTCTGCAATACTCCCTGGATTTAGCAAGAGAAAATAAGGGAAAGGTAAGGGTAAATTTCTAACTTGGGTTAACCCCGCTATAATAGTAGTTATAATCACAGTTAAACCTAAGAACATCAAAGCCAAAACATAACTTACAATAACAGCCGGTTGACTTTTTTTGAATTTAGAAGAAAGGAAAGTATAATAACCACCGTAGACAAAGGCGGTATAGAGATAAATAAGGACTAACTTGACCAGTTCTCCCACCGTCACTCCCCCTAGTAAAAACACTAGACCGTATACAGGAAGGGAAGCAAAAATCAATAATACCACATTATTTAAGGCAGAAAATAGTTTTCCACTTATAATGTTCATTGGTGTTAGTTGGGTACAAACTAAAAGATCAAAGGTTTGCCGTTCTTTCTCCGCTGTTATGGAATTGGAGGTGAACCCTGGCACAATAAAGTAAATCATTAAAAACTGGATGATACTCAAAAATATAAATAGATTTCTTCCCACTTCTGATAAATCCACTCCACCATATTGTAAACTCCAATAGGCAGTGGCGAAAAACATCGTCCCTAATCCCCCTAAAATCACCAAGTATATGGCGATTAAGGCAAAGGTCCGCCAATTCCTCATTTTCAGCCGGGATTCATTTGTCAGTATAGGGTTTACTCTAACCTTCACCGCCATTCACCTCCGTAAGCTCCATAAAGATCTCCTCAAGATTTTGCCTTTGAGGGTTAAAGGAAAGAACTAAAAACTTCTCCGCCATCTCTTTAAGTAGCACAGCCATTTCCCTTTCATCTCCAGAAAATGTCACTTCAAAATCTCCTAAGTTGTTGATATCTACATTGACAACTTTATGTTGTTCTAATAACCACAATTTAGCCCTCTCTAAATCTTCTAAAACTTTAATCTGAACTAAAGTGTTTCCTTGAACTTGGGATAGGACCTTATCCATAGGACCGATAATTGGCATTTTACCATCGACAATAATTCCTACATGGGTACAAAGTTGGGATAACTCTAGTAGGATGTGGGAACTGATGATAATTGTTTTCCCCATTTTTTGTAACTCTTTTAAGATATTCCTTAACTCCACCCTGGCCCTAGGATCTAAACCAGATGCCGGTTCATCGAGGATCAATACCTCTGGCTGGTGGATTAAAGTCCGGGCTAAACACAACCGCTGTTTCATCCCCCGGGAGAGGTTATTGACAAAATCATCCCTCTTATGGCCAAGGCCCACCAATTCCAATAAATCAGGGATAACTTTCCGGACATCTATCAGATTCAAACCATAGGCTTCCCCATAAAACTCTAAGTATTCTGAAACCCTTAAATCGTCGTAAACACCGAAAAAGTCCGGCATATATCCCAACATCTTCCGGGATTCCTTAATATCTTTATAAAGGTCTTGCCCTCCTAAAAAAATGTTCCCCGATGTTTTGGTGAGAAGGGTAGCCATTATCCTCATAGTTGTAGTCTTCCCCGCTCCATTGGGTCCAATCAAACCAAAAATACTGCCCTTTTCTATTTCAAAACTAATATCATTTACTGCTGTGAAATTTCCGTAGTTTTTAACTAAATTCTCTATTTTAAACATTACTGGCCACCTCCCACTACCGACAACTTAAAGGAATGGGGATTAATATCTACACTTGCCCCTTGACTAACTAAAAGTTTAACTTTAACTACATTTCCTAATAAATAATTTTCCGCCTTTCCCAGGTTGACCATACCTCCTAAAGATAATTCCTTCCATTCTCCCTGAATATCTAATATTTGTAATTTGACATTACCATAATGGTAAAGTTCCGTAGATAGAACTAAACCATTACCACTGTAATCTAATCCAGAAGGTAAGGTGAAAACCACTTCAACCTCTCCATCTCCTCGAACAAAATGGGCATTTCCCCATTTGGTATAGTCAGCAGCTTTGACTTTAGTTACCACTCCCGGGAGATTCCGGATACCGGTTATTTCCCGATAATCCACATTGATGGCATTTTGGTATAACAGATAAATATTTAACCCTTCTGTTCCTTTAGATTGGCGAATAGTAACAGGAGATAAGGTATCTTCAAAGGCAATAAAGGTAACCATCCCTTCCGCTAATCTTTCCCCTATCTCTGAGAACATCCACCTATTAGGACTGTTATACCTTTGGAATAAAAAGTTGTAATCGATATTTCTCGTACCTGAAGTTAAAGTATAACTCTTCTTTTCTCCCCCTTTTATCTCCCCTAAGGAATGCCACTCTCCTCCAATTTGGATAAAGGAGGCAAAATAGTCAGCTTCTGATTTATTTTCCACCACCACTTCTTTTTTATAGTGAAATATATCTACTGAAACCACAGGAGCTTTTTTATTAACTACCTTTGTCACATGGACCCTCTGATTAGACCAGATCCTTCCCTCCGATAAATCAAAGTACTTATTGTTTACTAAGGAAATACCATTAGTTAAAGGGGTTAAAGTCAAACCATCTTCAACCTCCACCCTTTTCTCCCTAGAAGAAGGTAAGAAAATGCTAATATAGCTATCTACAAAGGCTTGATTTTCATCTAGATATTCAATAATACTAACTTGGGTATCGACGATTTCTTTACTCCGCCCTGTACTTCCGATAATAAACAAAGAGGTGGTAAAGAAAATGGCAAGTAAAGGAACAGTCAACCAACCGAAATCCCACTTTTTCCACTTTCTCAATAAATAAAAATTAAGGGGCCCGATAACTAAAATATAGATTATTAAACCTAAGGCTAAAAACCCTGGTTTCAAAAAGGTAAGATTAAAATCACCTTTACTAAAAACATTCCTTAAATCCCTAAGTAGCCCTAACCTATAGATATTGTTCTGTAAATGGTTTTCTGAAGTATTAGGTAAAATGTATGACCAAAATCCAGTAAAGAATTGGGGTTTAGTAAACACATTATCTGTTAAAGGAATTGCAGAAAAAATAACAGTACCTCGACCTAAGTCTTTTTTAACCAATATAGGGAGTCCATCATGCTCTAACAATACATCACCTAAAGGTTCTCCCTTTAAGTACAATACCTCCTCTGTAACGTCAAAGAGGTCTATTTCTTTTATCTCACTACCGGTAACCCTATAGGGCAGGAAATCAAAACCGGTATTATTAGCACCTATTACCAAGGTACCTCCCCTTTTAACCCAAAGCTCAATATTTTCCTTGTGGGCACCGGTTAAATTAAAATCTTTCGAATCATCGATAACAATCATTGAGAAATTCTGTAAAGGTAAAAAGTTATTAAAATCCTCCCCTTTTAAAGTTACCAGACTTTCTCTTCCTAAGGTTTTTAATAAATTATACCTTTCTACCCTAGAACCTATAATCCCCACCTTTTCAGTACTAGGGTTCCACATAACAGATAGATTTCTCTTAGTAACCTCTCTCCCCCTAGAATCTACAACCTGTATAACCACATCGTTGTATGAGCTGTCTAAAAAATTAGGAGGAAGGGAAAAGTCTAAGGTTACTTTTTTCCCACTTTGGATAAAAACCTCTTGGATAACTTTACTTCGGTAGTCCAGGATGACACTACCGGCAAAATCCCTATCTCCTTTATTAGTTATAGTTACTTCTATTTTGTTCCACCGTTCATAAATGATAGGCTCATTAACAAAGTTAGTCACTACTTTTAACTCTAAATCGGCAGCATATACCCGTTCTATTCCTATAAAGGAAAGGAGCATACAAACTACAATTATATAAAAGATTACCTTTTTCAAGTAAATTCCCCCTTAAGCTTTCTACTTTTAGTGTATAACAAAAAATGTAAAAAAGCTATGAATTTTTTATTAAGTTTTGAAAAAGAAAAGACAAAGTCTTGTAGAAGTGGACTTTATCTTTTAACTAACCTACTATGATAATTAATAAATATCTATATCTACAATCGGTGGCAATTTAATATCACCTAAAACCTGTAAGATAAGTTTTCCATTACCACCAATTTCTCTAATAGAACCCCTTTCCATTATAAAATCATGGGATGTTTTAATTAAAATATTGCCACTATGGTTTGCTTTATGTTTTAAAAGTAAGTGGGAGTCTGTCAAAGCTATAGTTCTATTTCCAGCTAAAAAATTATCCCTTTGGGTATCTAAAATAATGTCAGAGGCAATAATTTGGGTCTCCCAAATATTTATCCTCCCTTTAGGGGCTAAGGTTAACCTACCTCCCCCATTTATTCCATTATTTTTTTGAATATTGATATTTCCCCTACCTTCTGTTGTGATTATAACATCTCCCTCTGTCTTTATTGCTATATCTTCTCCAATTCTTTCATGAAAAGTTATACTTCCCTCTCTACTGTTAATTGTTATATCTGTGGAATTTAATCCAACAATTTTTCCAGCAAAATGGATACTTTTACAAACATTCCAGTTAATCCTTTGATCTCCAGTTAATTCTAGTTGAATATTTCTAGGAAAATAAAGGGAGCCTCCTTCTAAAGGTATAAGGTTTAAATCCTCATCGTAAATTCCTCGTGCGGTATCTAAATCATATAGTTGTTCTAAATTTAACCTTACATCTGTTCCTTCATCATAAACCCCATTGCCATTTAAATCGACCCAAGGAAAGTGTCCATCTTTCCAATCATTTCCCCTAATATATATAGTTTGACTAGATATCTCTCTACCCCGTAAACCAAAGGCATCAACGGGAACTACTGTAAAAATCGCAAACCGGTTAGGATAATTTTTATAGTTCGAAAAAATTTTTCCTGTACTAACTAAAGTATAATCTTGGGGAAATTGGGGATCTACTATCCCTTCCCTAGAAACATACCATTGGTAGAGGGATAAATAGTAGGGATTATCTCCTTCTTCTACCTGATAAAAACCTTCAATTAAAGGATTTTTATCAATATCTGCAGTAAAATTGTTAGGGTCTGTGCTGATTTGAATATTTACCCCTTTAGCTACAGGGGGATTCTTTTTCCTTCTAAGGGTTAACTGCCTTGAAATATAAAATGTAATGGAACTGTTATTTTTTAAATTAACTTCCCCTTTAGATAGAGAAACCTTTTTACCAAATAATTCTATTTCCTCTTTTTCTAAACTAGGATTTTCTTCTAGAGTCCTCCTTTTAATTTCTGTAATTTCCCTTTCAATCTCCCCTTGTATTTCAAAGGCTTTTTCTGTCAAAGTCTTCCCTTCCTGCAGTGTTATAAGCTGGCTGTAAAAGGCAGGAATAGCAGCTAAAATTACAATACTCAAAATCAATATCGCTATTATTACTTCTAATAGGGTAAAACCTTTTTTCCCCATCTTCTTTCCCTCCATCTAAGGGCCAAAGATATGCCATTGTTCCCTGATAATAATATTGATAATTTCTTCAAAAACGACCTCTAATTCTATAGCATCACCGGCTTCATAATAACTGCCACCACATAGCTCTGCAATCCTTTTTGACCTATCAATTTCATTTCTTACTGCGGAAAAACCTATTACAAAGGTTTCTATATCTAAACCACCATTGACTATTAAATTTTCTGCAACATGTTCTACATATTTCATGTTGTTATCTACATTAATTTCTGGTTCTAACATCCCAGTCCCTATTATTTGATTACCATATATTTGAAATGGAACAATGTTCCAAAGTGGCTCACTTACCCAACCTGGGGAGTCAGTAAAACTATGATTATTACTAAAATTACTGGTAGATCTTACATATATTTGACCTCCAGACCGACTTCTACTATTAGTTACCCGTAAAAAGACATTTTCGTCAACATTGCCATCAGCTAAAAGAAAATGGTTAGGGTTTTGGAAATTTTGGGTACGGGTAGACCAATAATTGTTATAACCAGGCCACTGTCTAATTCTAACGGAATCATTTTGAGGTATTACACTGGAAAAAGTGGGATTACCATCAACCAGTAAAATCATGTAATTACTAATATTCCTGCCAGTATTTAGATGGTTAAAGTTCTTTAACTGATAATAAGCCCTTCTCATTCCGTCTCCTGTATTAGTTCCACCAAAGGCAATTAATCCATTTATTTGATTTATAAGGATTTGTTTTTGCTGAGGATCTGCTGGACGGTAGAAATTCCCTGGATTATTTGCTGAGGTTGAGAAGGGAATTAAACTAATATAAAGGTTTTCCATTGTAGAGAAATTTTCAATCAGTTTTTTTGCTTCTTCTTTTAAAATGTCTATCCGCCTGTTAGGATAATTGGCATTTCTACCCCACATATCCCAAGCCATACTTCCAGAGACATCAAGGACCATAGTGATAGCTACCAAATCTGTGGTTTCTTCAATTATATTAATTTCCGGTGTTGGTCGCTCATCGTCACGATATGCTATAACGGTAGCAAAGGAAAAATCATCACCTCTATCTACTACCTGCAAAGAATTTAAGGCTTCTAATTGGGTATTTATAACTACTTTTTGTTTTGGATTATTTTGTAAATATCCCTCTAATGTAAAGTTTATTAAATTCCCTTCCCCTTCCTCTTTTCGAAAATAGAGGTTGTAGATTATATTATCCTTTTTTTCAACAACTGGAATTTTAAAATGTTTGTATCTACCTGTGGTGCTATCCTTTGCCCAAAGGTAATGGACTATTTCGCTCCGATCTTCTCCTACAGTAAAATAACTCCAACCTTCCCTTAAATCATTATGATTAAAATTTTCTTCCTTTAAGGTAAAGATAGCTGTTGCATTTCTAACTTGACTATTTACTAATTGTGCAGCCCTTCTCATATCTGATTGTAAGTTAAATTCATCTAAGACTAAATTTTGAGATTTTAAAGTAAAGTTTATCGCCGGGTAAGCCATTAATAAGACTAAACTGAAAATCCCTATTGCTAGGATAAGTTCAATTAGGGTAAATCCTTTATTTTTCACACCTTTCACCCCCTTAATTTATCCATCGCTGATTTTCCGGATTCTCTTTTTCAAACTCCAGTATAACTTTATTTTCTATCCCGGTATTTTTATAACTACCTATCCCCTGAATTACAACCCAATCCCTGTTACCCCTCTTTATTTGCCATACTTCTACTACCACTTTACCATCGGCTAATTCTATGGTCTCTGGTCCTAATTTACCTAGATTGTCTAAGTTTTCCAACAACTGACCATTGTCAGCCCATAAAGCCTCATAAGCAATTTCTATTCCCGACCGGGCTAGGTAATGGGCTTTTAAATAATTTTCTTGATATTTTACCATCATAATATTGTTGGAGGTTATATTATATATAGATAAAGAGATAATTGCTATCACCAGCACCGCTATAATAACCAAAGGCAATGCCGCCCCTTTATCCTTTAAAAGATCCATCTAAATCACATCCCTTCTAAAATTAAATCTACTTACCAATAATGATAAGCACATTTAATTTTAGGGAAGGTTTGCCCTTCCCTAAGGTGTTTGGTTATTGTGCTGGACGTACTTCAACTTTAATGTTTACAGCTTGATTTGCATTTGTAACAGTATTACCGTCATCATCAAGACCTATTATTTCCCAATGTGTTTTACCTGTTTGTTGTGGTTCATTTAGTTCTACGAGTTTTTCAAGTTCAGATATACCTATATCATTATTTTCTCTATCCTTAGGTGCTCCTGTACTCCCCCATTTAGCATCATTACCATCAAATTCTATAGTCTTCCCAACAAACTCACTTAACGAAATATTCTCACTAGCTGCCAATAGCTTAATTGCATTTTCGATACTTTTTGCAGTAGCTTCATCGGCTCTTACCTTAGCCCTATCAGTGAAACCAGTTAACCTAGGAACTGCGATTAGAGCTAAAATTCCGATAATAGCGATTACGATAATTAGCTCCATTAAAGTAAAACCTTTTTTGTTGTTTAAGTGTTTGTAAAAAAATCTTAACATTTTACTCTTCCTCCTTTTGTTTTTTCTTTTCTCCTATTAATACTTTCGACCTATTTCCCTAAAATCCTGCTGGGCTTAATAATTTTTTAGAAAAATGAAAAGTATAAGAAAATGAGTCTTTCTCCTAAAAAGTATGCGACTATTGTACCTAAAGACAAATAGGGACCAAAGGGTATTGCTTTTTTTCTACTTTCTCCTTTAAGTAAAAGAAAGGTTCCTATTACTCCTCCTATAAAGAAGGCTAGTAAAACTGCTACAATCCCTTTAGCTATACCTAAATAAAGTCCTAATGTAAAGGCTAGCTTGATGTCACCTCCCCCCATACCCCCTTTTGAAACTACTGCTATTAGGAAAAAAGCAGTAAAGAACAGTATTGCAGAAAGGAAATGGCTATAAAGACCTTTGTATAACAGATAAGGGAAATAGGCTAGGATAAGGTATATATTGAATAGATCCGGAATTGTCATTGTCCGGAGATCTATTACAGTTATTGCAACTAATACCATAAACAAATTATAGTAGATAATACCTTCAATCCAACTTGTCGAAAAATTAAAGGTTATTAAGGCTAAAATACCTCCTAAAAGCTCTATTAAAGGGTAAATTGGCGATATTTTTTCTCCACAATTAAAACAGCTACCCTTGGTCAAGAAATAACCTATAACAGGTATTAGGTAAAGGATGGGAATCCTTTTTTTACAGTTAGGACAACTGGAAGGGGGATAAATAATTGACTGCCCTTCAGGTATCCTATAGATACAAACATTTAGAAAACTTCCTATACAAGTTCCTAATAAAAATAAGAATAGATTATACATTTTTCCTCCCCTAGTAAAACTTCTCTCCGTAAACTCTTAATGTCAAATTTACAGAACCTAAGTTTTTGTCACCACTAAAATTATAATTTTCTATCTGAACAATCCTTTCATTTCCCTCAATCCCTTGTAGTAAATTATAAACAGAGTTATAGTCACCTCTAAATGTTAAATTTAACTGTAAATAACTAGGCTGACCGTTGACTATTTGCATCTGAATATTAGGTTCATCTATTCCATTAGCTTGGAAAATATTCTCTATCCACAAAAGAACTTCCGGTATATAACCTTCTTCCGGTAATCTTTTCCTTAAATCTTCTAGCTGATAATCCCCATAATTTGTTTTTAAGGAATTGTAACGGACTAAATGAAGGTTTAAATTACTTTCTTTCATCTCCAAAGTTTCTAATTTGCTTTGATACTCTTCTCTTTTGTTAAGGGTAGCCGTTATAACATAATTATAGAGAACATATACGACAATTAGAGAAAATAAGATCAGTAACATCTTTTTTTCCCTTTCATTTAATTTGTTCAAGATCTCTTTCATGGGCTTACCCTCCATCCTTCAATTTGGACACTAAAGAAATATTTATCATTAGAGTAGTTTAAACCTGATAAAGCTGGTCTCCCGCCAAACTCCCAATTATATAAATTATCGAGGAATGTAGAAATAACTGATAGATTTTCCCCTTCAGCTTGAATACTAATAACCATTTCTCTGATGTTAAATGATGTCAACTCAACTCCTACCGGCGTAGCCTCCTCTAAAGTATCTAAAATATAGGTAAAGTTTACAGAACTTTCCTCTAATTGTTCAATGTTTTTTACTAGGTTTTCTATAACTAATAAACTATTTAATTCAGTATCTACTGAAGCTAGTTTCTTTTGTAAAATCTCTATATTCCCTTCTTTTTCCCTTATTAAGGCTTTAGTTTCCCATATATCTATACTTACAGACAACACCCATAGCAAAAGGATAAAGACTAAAAGAACCGGTAAAAACAACTTAAAAAAACTTTGGGGACTAAATGAAGGTTTTGGGCGATATTCAACTGGCAATAAATTTATATTATTCATTTAGTATCCCTCCATTTAGTAAGCCCTTTGGCTATAACCGTCCTTTCTTGGATAACTTCAGGTTTTATATCGGTTAAATCTTTCAATATCTCCTTTAAACCATAAATATTATTGTTACCACCTATTAAATAAACTGAATGAAAATTGACATCATCTTGATTACCAAAGCGATATCTATAATAATCTAAAGAACGTTCTAATTCCCTTTGAAAATCGTAATTAATTCCTTTAAATAACATCGGTTCAATATTATTATTTATCCTTTCTACAGAAGCTTCCTTTGGTGAAATTCCTAAAGAGGCAGCGATTATTCTATCATAGTCTTCTCCGCCAATTTTAATAGTTCTAGTGAAATTGAAGATTCCATTTCGATAAATATGTATTTTAGTTGTCACTTTACCTACATCTATTATTAACTGATATCCAGAATCTTTCCCTTCTAGTAGTTCCCTTCCTAAAGCTATAGAAGGTAAATCTATTGCTACTAATTTTAATCCCGAATCATTTACCCCTTTAACATATGGCAAAATATCACTTCTTTTAAGGGCTATAAATAAAATTTCTGTTTTAGTTGCTCTTTTATCTAACTGAATAAAGTCAAAAATTCCTTCACCTTTAGGAAAGGGCATTATATCTTCCCCTTCTAATTTTAAAAACTCCCTAACCTCTTTTTCTGACATTGCTGGCAAAGTCATTTCTTTAACAAAAACACTAGGTCCGTTATAACTTACTACCGTTGGTCTTCCCTTTAACTTTTTTTCTAAAACAAAACTACTAAGGACTTTAACTAAATTAGAAAGGTTAATTATTTCTCCATTTTCAATGGTATTTTCAGGAGTCTCCAATTCATATACTAAATCTTTATAAGCAATTTTTATTAAACCACTACCGATATCTAAACCAAGGTAATTTTCTCTCAAAAAAAACCCCCCTTTTTTTACATATGTTGCATAATATCAAACATTGGCAACAACATTGCAATAACTATTAACCCTACCATCAAAGCGACAAAAACAATCATTATCGGTTCGATTAAAGAAGCTATTCTCTGGGTTGAATATTTAACATCTTCTTCATAAAAAACTCCTATCTTTTCTAGCATTTCATCTAAATTCCCTGTTTCCTCTCCAACGGATAACATTTGATGGGTTAGTGGATCTATAAACTTACTCCTACTAAACTCTTGGGATAAAGTGCCACCTTCTTGAATACCAACTAAAGCATCAAGGATTTCTTCACCAAAATAAGTGTTTTCTACAGCCTTTGCCACCAATTGCAATGAAGTCACAATACCAGTATTACTCTTGGTTAACACACCTAAGGTTCTACAAAACCTAGCTACAGCAATTTTTTTCAGAAGGTTTCCAAATAAAGGAATTTGAGTTTTCTTATAATCCCACCAAAGCCTCACTTGCTCTTTCTTTAATAAGAAATTAATACCAGTATAAATAGCAAAAACAACTATTAATAATAATATGATATTTTTTGATACAAATTCCGATAAATTGATTAACATCATCGTTATTTTAGGAAGTTTATCTCCAGCTCCTAAATCCTCAAACATTGCCACAAAGTTTGGAACAATAAAAATCAACATTAAAACCATTGCTATTAAAGAAAATCCCGCAATAAACCCTGGATAAGTAAATGCTGATTTAACCTTTTCCTTTAGTTCCCTTTCTCCTTCAAAATAAAGGGCCAGCCGTTTTAACACTTCATCCAATACTCCCCCTGTTTCCCCGGCTTCAACTAAACTTATAAAAATTTGGGGGAAAATATACTGTTTTTTTACACTTTCTGTTAAAGTTGAACCATTTTCTAATTCTTTTACAATATCTATTAAAGCAGTTTTTAAAACTTTATTAGTTGTTTGCTCTGAAATAATATCTAAAGCTTTAGTTATAGTAATACCTGCTTTTACCATTGTCGATAATTGATTACACAATAATGATAAATCC
The Anaerobranca gottschalkii DSM 13577 DNA segment above includes these coding regions:
- a CDS encoding ABC transporter permease, whose product is MKVRVNPILTNESRLKMRNWRTFALIAIYLVILGGLGTMFFATAYWSLQYGGVDLSEVGRNLFIFLSIIQFLMIYFIVPGFTSNSITAEKERQTFDLLVCTQLTPMNIISGKLFSALNNVVLLIFASLPVYGLVFLLGGVTVGELVKLVLIYLYTAFVYGGYYTFLSSKFKKSQPAVIVSYVLALMFLGLTVIITTIIAGLTQVRNLPLPFPYFLLLNPGSIAEFLYPEVGEVFKAISGGKYPFTGILQGVKFWALSGSINIILSGLALYWASKEVNPLKKGKRSG
- a CDS encoding ABC transporter ATP-binding protein gives rise to the protein MFKIENLVKNYGNFTAVNDISFEIEKGSIFGLIGPNGAGKTTTMRIMATLLTKTSGNIFLGGQDLYKDIKESRKMLGYMPDFFGVYDDLRVSEYLEFYGEAYGLNLIDVRKVIPDLLELVGLGHKRDDFVNNLSRGMKQRLCLARTLIHQPEVLILDEPASGLDPRARVELRNILKELQKMGKTIIISSHILLELSQLCTHVGIIVDGKMPIIGPMDKVLSQVQGNTLVQIKVLEDLERAKLWLLEQHKVVNVDINNLGDFEVTFSGDEREMAVLLKEMAEKFLVLSFNPQRQNLEEIFMELTEVNGGEG
- a CDS encoding prepilin-type N-terminal cleavage/methylation domain-containing protein, which encodes MGKKGFTLLEVIIAILILSIVILAAIPAFYSQLITLQEGKTLTEKAFEIQGEIEREITEIKRRTLEENPSLEKEEIELFGKKVSLSKGEVNLKNNSSITFYISRQLTLRRKKNPPVAKGVNIQISTDPNNFTADIDKNPLIEGFYQVEEGDNPYYLSLYQWYVSREGIVDPQFPQDYTLVSTGKIFSNYKNYPNRFAIFTVVPVDAFGLRGREISSQTIYIRGNDWKDGHFPWVDLNGNGVYDEGTDVRLNLEQLYDLDTARGIYDEDLNLIPLEGGSLYFPRNIQLELTGDQRINWNVCKSIHFAGKIVGLNSTDITINSREGSITFHERIGEDIAIKTEGDVIITTEGRGNINIQKNNGINGGGRLTLAPKGRINIWETQIIASDIILDTQRDNFLAGNRTIALTDSHLLLKHKANHSGNILIKTSHDFIMERGSIREIGGNGKLILQVLGDIKLPPIVDIDIY
- a CDS encoding VWA domain-containing protein, which codes for MKNKGFTLIELILAIGIFSLVLLMAYPAINFTLKSQNLVLDEFNLQSDMRRAAQLVNSQVRNATAIFTLKEENFNHNDLREGWSYFTVGEDRSEIVHYLWAKDSTTGRYKHFKIPVVEKKDNIIYNLYFRKEEGEGNLINFTLEGYLQNNPKQKVVINTQLEALNSLQVVDRGDDFSFATVIAYRDDERPTPEINIIEETTDLVAITMVLDVSGSMAWDMWGRNANYPNRRIDILKEEAKKLIENFSTMENLYISLIPFSTSANNPGNFYRPADPQQKQILINQINGLIAFGGTNTGDGMRRAYYQLKNFNHLNTGRNISNYMILLVDGNPTFSSVIPQNDSVRIRQWPGYNNYWSTRTQNFQNPNHFLLADGNVDENVFLRVTNSRSRSGGQIYVRSTSNFSNNHSFTDSPGWVSEPLWNIVPFQIYGNQIIGTGMLEPEINVDNNMKYVEHVAENLIVNGGLDIETFVIGFSAVRNEIDRSKRIAELCGGSYYEAGDAIELEVVFEEIINIIIREQWHIFGP
- a CDS encoding prepilin-type N-terminal cleavage/methylation domain-containing protein, producing the protein MLRFFYKHLNNKKGFTLMELIIVIAIIGILALIAVPRLTGFTDRAKVRADEATAKSIENAIKLLAASENISLSEFVGKTIEFDGNDAKWGSTGAPKDRENNDIGISELEKLVELNEPQQTGKTHWEIIGLDDDGNTVTNANQAVNIKVEVRPAQ
- a CDS encoding prepilin peptidase, with translation MYNLFLFLLGTCIGSFLNVCIYRIPEGQSIIYPPSSCPNCKKRIPILYLIPVIGYFLTKGSCFNCGEKISPIYPLIELLGGILALITFNFSTSWIEGIIYYNLFMVLVAITVIDLRTMTIPDLFNIYLILAYFPYLLYKGLYSHFLSAILFFTAFFLIAVVSKGGMGGGDIKLAFTLGLYLGIAKGIVAVLLAFFIGGVIGTFLLLKGESRKKAIPFGPYLSLGTIVAYFLGERLIFLYFSFF
- the pilO gene encoding type 4a pilus biogenesis protein PilO, which gives rise to MKEILNKLNEREKKMLLILFSLIVVYVLYNYVITATLNKREEYQSKLETLEMKESNLNLHLVRYNSLKTNYGDYQLEDLRKRLPEEGYIPEVLLWIENIFQANGIDEPNIQMQIVNGQPSYLQLNLTFRGDYNSVYNLLQGIEGNERIVQIENYNFSGDKNLGSVNLTLRVYGEKFY
- a CDS encoding PilN domain-containing protein; this translates as MNNINLLPVEYRPKPSFSPQSFFKLFLPVLLVFILLLWVLSVSIDIWETKALIREKEGNIEILQKKLASVDTELNSLLVIENLVKNIEQLEESSVNFTYILDTLEEATPVGVELTSFNIREMVISIQAEGENLSVISTFLDNLYNWEFGGRPALSGLNYSNDKYFFSVQIEGWRVSP